GGTGCCCATGGTGGAGCCCACGACGCTGAGCTGCAGGAAGAAGATGCGGGTGAGCTCGGCGGGCGGGGCGTCACCGCTCGTGGCGCCGCACGTGACGATCACGCCGCCGGGCCTGAGCGACTTCACCGAGTGCGACCACGTCGCCTTGCCGACCGTCTCCATGACGCCGTCGACGCGTTCGGGGAGCCGGGCGCCGGACTCGAAGGCCTGGTCGGCGCCGAGCTCGATCGCCTTGGCCCGCTTGGCCTCGTCGCGGCTGGTCACCCACATCCGGTAGCCGGCCGCGGAGCCCAGCGCCACGAGCGCCGTCGCCACGCCGCCGCCTGCCCCCTGCACGAGCACGGTCGAGCCCGGGGCCAGGCCTGAGCGGGTGAAGAGCATCCGGTACGCCGTCAGCCACGCCGTCGGCAGGCAGGCCGCCTCCTCGAACGACAGCTCCGCCGGCTTGGGCACGAGGTTGCGGCGCGGCACGACCACCTCGTCGGCGAAGGTGCCCTGGTAGCGCTCGCTCAGCAGGCTGCGGCGCGGGTCGAAGGTCTCGTCGCCGGTCCAGTCGGGGTCGCTCACGACGGCGTGCACGACCACCTCGCGTCCCTCGTCGTCGACGCCGGCTCCGTCGCACCCGAGGATCATGGGCAGCCGGTCGGCCGGAAGGCCGACACCGCGCAGGCTCCACAGGTCGTGGTGGTTCAGGCTCGCCGCCCGCAACCGCACGCGCGCCCAGCCCTCGGGTACGTCCGGGGCGGGCCGGTCGCCGGTGCGGAGGGCGGCCAGCGGGTCGTCGGCGTGGGATTCGGCGGCGTAGACTGCGAACATGGTGCGACCCTAGCCCCCGTGACCACTTGCGCCGACGGGCCCTCCGTCGTCGTCGGCCCGCTGCTGCGGCACGTCGGCGACACCACCGCGACCGTCTGGGTCGAGACCGACGCCCCGTGCGAGGTGGAGGTGCTGGGGCACCGCACCCGCACCTGGGACGTGCACGACCACCACTACGCGCTCGTGGTCGTGGAGGGTCTGGAGCCCGACACGCGCACGCCGTACGAGGTGCGCCTCGACGGGCGCCTGGCCTGG
This is a stretch of genomic DNA from Angustibacter sp. Root456. It encodes these proteins:
- a CDS encoding zinc-binding dehydrogenase, which translates into the protein MFAVYAAESHADDPLAALRTGDRPAPDVPEGWARVRLRAASLNHHDLWSLRGVGLPADRLPMILGCDGAGVDDEGREVVVHAVVSDPDWTGDETFDPRRSLLSERYQGTFADEVVVPRRNLVPKPAELSFEEAACLPTAWLTAYRMLFTRSGLAPGSTVLVQGAGGGVATALVALGSAAGYRMWVTSRDEAKRAKAIELGADQAFESGARLPERVDGVMETVGKATWSHSVKSLRPGGVIVTCGATSGDAPPAELTRIFFLQLSVVGSTMGTRDELDRLMRLCAVTGVRPLIDHVLPLEDAREGFERMLHEDVFGKIVFTR